The following coding sequences are from one Enterococcus sp. 4G2_DIV0659 window:
- a CDS encoding ATP-binding protein, giving the protein MNIRKRDSLVILNSLNGGVVPTRGIQHIMVGRTEEAKQIMTDLDNIKSGLSVVRFFVGSFGSGKSFIQGFIKQLAFNEKFVVASADFSPERRLYGNEGKAVSIYSELIKNLSTATQPEGNALPKIIDRWINECQKEVLNEMGLDFDAIETLEVVKAVEEKIKDVVNQLDEFTGGFEFSRILIQYFTGFLQENVELQRCALKWLRGEYGTKTEAKTDLGLREIIADDNWYNYLKVLSQFIKLIGYSGLVVNFDEAINLYKITHVQTREKNYETILKMYNDILQGNVEGLYITFSGTNEFLEDERRGLYSYGALKRRLEINQYETDEYRDFEQPVIRLTPLKNDEVFILLQRLRDIHAAHYSYGTTITENEIKNYMIEMYNLPGAEDFLTVGDIIRRFLGALNILQQNPTFDRETIFGQQIEEEKVKKNKSRFSVSEG; this is encoded by the coding sequence ATGAATATTAGAAAAAGAGATTCCTTAGTGATTTTAAATTCTCTTAATGGGGGCGTTGTACCTACAAGAGGTATTCAACATATCATGGTCGGAAGAACAGAAGAAGCAAAACAGATTATGACAGATTTAGATAATATCAAAAGCGGATTATCAGTTGTTCGCTTTTTTGTGGGCTCTTTTGGTAGTGGGAAAAGTTTTATTCAAGGATTCATTAAACAATTGGCATTCAATGAGAAATTTGTTGTAGCATCAGCAGACTTTTCACCTGAAAGAAGGTTATACGGAAACGAAGGAAAAGCCGTATCCATTTATAGCGAGTTGATCAAGAATTTATCAACTGCAACCCAGCCAGAAGGAAATGCATTGCCTAAAATTATTGATCGTTGGATAAATGAATGTCAAAAAGAAGTATTAAATGAGATGGGACTCGATTTTGATGCTATTGAAACATTGGAAGTTGTAAAAGCAGTTGAAGAAAAGATCAAGGATGTTGTAAATCAACTTGATGAGTTTACCGGTGGATTCGAGTTTTCTAGAATATTGATTCAGTATTTTACAGGATTTTTACAGGAAAATGTTGAGCTTCAAAGATGCGCATTAAAATGGCTTCGGGGTGAATATGGAACGAAAACAGAAGCCAAAACTGATTTGGGATTAAGAGAAATTATTGCTGATGATAATTGGTATAACTATTTAAAAGTTTTATCTCAATTTATCAAATTGATTGGCTATAGTGGGCTAGTCGTGAATTTTGATGAAGCAATCAATTTATATAAGATCACTCATGTACAGACAAGAGAAAAAAATTACGAAACTATTTTGAAAATGTATAACGATATTCTTCAAGGAAATGTTGAAGGACTTTACATCACTTTTTCAGGAACAAATGAGTTTTTAGAGGATGAACGTCGAGGACTGTATAGCTACGGTGCGTTAAAAAGAAGGTTAGAAATAAACCAATATGAAACAGATGAATATCGAGATTTTGAACAGCCTGTTATTCGCTTGACGCCTTTAAAAAATGATGAAGTGTTTATTTTATTACAACGGTTGCGCGATATCCATGCCGCTCATTATTCATATGGAACAACAATTACTGAAAATGAGATAAAAAATTATATGATCGAAATGTATAATTTACCTGGTGCAGAAGACTTTCTAACAGTTGGAGATATCATTCGTCGATTCCTAGGGGCTTTAAACATACTACAACAAAATCCAACTTTTGATCGTGAAACGATTTTTGGACAACAAATTGAGGAAGAAAAAGTTAAAAAAAACAAGTCACGTTTCTCAGTTAGTGAAGGATAG